One segment of Streptomyces sp. NBC_01463 DNA contains the following:
- a CDS encoding aldo/keto reductase: MQYRTLGRTGIKVSPYCLGAMMFGAFGNTDHEDCTRIVHRALDAGINFVDTADMYSRGESEEILAKALKGRRDNVVLATKAHVAMGDDPNQQGNSRRWIVRAVEDSLRRLQTDHIDLYQMHRPDPDTDVEETLSALTDLMRAGKVRAIGSSTTPAAEIVEAQWVADRRGLQRFRTEQPPYSILNRGIERDVLPLCEQYGMGALVWSPLAQGLLTGRYRKGEAVDTHRAAFGFKHLRDERRLDVVEQLIPLADEAGIKMSHLAVAFTIAHPGVTSAIIGPRTMDHLEDLLDGMGTTLDDEILDRIDAIVPPGTDIGTLDMAYNPPALTETGRRRRPTATRNAA; this comes from the coding sequence ATGCAGTACCGCACGCTGGGACGGACCGGGATCAAGGTCAGCCCCTACTGCCTGGGCGCCATGATGTTCGGCGCCTTCGGCAACACCGATCACGAGGACTGCACCCGAATCGTGCACAGGGCGCTGGACGCCGGGATCAACTTCGTCGACACCGCCGACATGTACTCACGCGGTGAGTCCGAGGAGATCCTCGCCAAAGCCCTGAAGGGCCGCCGGGACAACGTCGTCCTGGCGACCAAGGCGCACGTCGCGATGGGGGACGACCCCAACCAGCAGGGAAACTCGCGGCGCTGGATCGTCCGCGCCGTGGAGGACTCGCTGCGCCGTCTGCAGACCGACCACATCGACCTCTACCAGATGCACCGCCCCGACCCGGACACGGACGTCGAGGAGACGCTCTCCGCGCTCACCGACCTGATGCGGGCGGGCAAGGTCCGGGCCATCGGCTCCTCCACCACACCGGCCGCCGAGATCGTCGAGGCCCAGTGGGTCGCCGACCGGCGCGGCCTGCAGCGCTTCCGTACCGAGCAGCCGCCGTACTCGATCCTCAACCGCGGGATCGAACGCGATGTCCTGCCCCTGTGCGAGCAGTACGGCATGGGCGCCCTGGTCTGGAGCCCCCTGGCCCAGGGGCTGCTCACCGGCCGCTACCGCAAGGGCGAGGCCGTCGACACCCACCGCGCAGCCTTCGGCTTCAAGCACCTCAGGGACGAGCGCCGCCTGGACGTCGTCGAGCAGCTCATCCCGCTCGCGGACGAGGCGGGCATCAAGATGTCCCACCTGGCCGTGGCCTTCACTATCGCCCACCCCGGCGTCACCTCCGCCATCATCGGGCCGCGCACCATGGACCACCTCGAGGACCTCCTCGACGGCATGGGCACCACGCTCGACGACGAGATCCTCGACCGCATCGACGCCATCGTCCCCCCGGGTACCGACATCGGCACCCTCGACATGGCCTACAACCCGCCCGCCCTGACCGAGACCGGCCGGCGCCGCCGTCCCACGGCCACGCGCAACGCGGCCTGA
- a CDS encoding MFS transporter yields the protein MSETVLSAGRTDTGPDPRRWKALIFIALAQLMVVLDATIVNIALPSAQQDLGISDGNRQWVITAYALAFGGLLLFGGRIADLWGRKRAFLVGLTGFALASVLGGAAQGEAMMLGARALQGVFGALLAPAALSLLAVTFTEARERAKAFGIYGAIAGGGGAVGFILGGTLTEYLNWRWTFFVNVPFAIVAALGAYFVIREPAGGRNRSPLDIPGVVLSCLGLVALVYGFTRAESAGWSDALTIGMFVASAVLLAAFLVTESRVKAPLLPLRVPADRNRGGVYLSLGLAVIAMFGTFLFLTYYLQIVQGYSPIKTGLAFLPMVAGMITGSTQIGARLMTRVPPRLLMGPGFLVAAAGMLCLTRMDIGSSYAGLVLPGLLLLGLGMGTAFMPAMSLATHGVAPRDAGVASAMVNTSQQVGGAIGTALLNTIAASATTAYLAAHAAGATTPAAQKLVQAQAMVDGYASATWWAAGILVVAAGIALTMINAGHQGGPAAASSATEGAQDEVKIPVVAH from the coding sequence ATGTCCGAAACAGTCCTGTCCGCCGGAAGAACCGACACCGGCCCCGACCCCAGGCGCTGGAAAGCGCTCATCTTCATCGCCCTGGCCCAGCTGATGGTCGTGCTCGACGCGACCATCGTGAACATCGCGCTGCCCTCCGCCCAGCAGGACCTGGGGATATCGGACGGCAACCGGCAATGGGTCATCACCGCCTACGCCCTGGCCTTCGGCGGTCTGCTGCTCTTCGGCGGCCGCATCGCCGACCTCTGGGGGCGCAAGCGCGCCTTCCTCGTCGGCCTGACCGGCTTCGCACTGGCCTCCGTACTCGGCGGCGCGGCCCAGGGCGAGGCCATGATGCTCGGCGCCCGCGCCCTGCAGGGCGTCTTCGGCGCACTGCTCGCACCGGCGGCCCTCTCGCTGCTCGCGGTGACGTTCACCGAGGCCAGGGAGCGCGCCAAAGCGTTCGGCATCTACGGTGCGATCGCCGGTGGCGGCGGCGCCGTGGGCTTCATCCTCGGCGGCACCCTGACCGAGTACCTGAACTGGCGCTGGACGTTCTTCGTCAACGTCCCCTTCGCGATCGTCGCCGCGCTCGGCGCGTACTTCGTGATCCGTGAGCCCGCCGGCGGCCGCAACCGCTCGCCGCTCGACATCCCCGGCGTGGTCCTCTCCTGCCTCGGCCTGGTCGCCCTGGTGTACGGCTTCACCCGCGCCGAGTCGGCCGGCTGGTCGGACGCCCTGACGATCGGCATGTTCGTCGCCTCCGCGGTGCTGCTCGCCGCGTTCCTGGTCACCGAGTCCAGGGTCAAGGCCCCGCTGCTCCCGCTGCGCGTGCCGGCCGACCGCAACCGCGGCGGTGTCTACCTCTCGCTCGGACTCGCCGTCATCGCGATGTTCGGCACCTTCCTCTTCCTCACCTACTACCTCCAGATCGTCCAGGGCTACTCGCCGATCAAGACCGGACTGGCCTTCCTGCCCATGGTCGCGGGCATGATCACGGGCTCCACCCAGATCGGCGCGCGCCTGATGACCAGGGTGCCCCCGCGGCTGCTCATGGGCCCGGGCTTCCTGGTCGCGGCGGCCGGCATGCTGTGCCTGACCCGGATGGACATCGGCAGCTCGTACGCCGGACTGGTGCTGCCCGGGCTCCTGCTGCTCGGCCTCGGCATGGGGACGGCGTTCATGCCCGCCATGTCGCTCGCCACCCACGGTGTCGCACCGCGTGACGCCGGTGTCGCCTCCGCCATGGTGAACACCTCGCAGCAGGTCGGCGGCGCCATCGGCACCGCGCTCCTGAACACCATCGCCGCCTCGGCCACCACCGCCTACCTCGCCGCGCACGCCGCGGGTGCGACCACTCCGGCCGCACAGAAGCTGGTCCAGGCGCAGGCCATGGTCGACGGTTACGCCTCCGCCACCTGGTGGGCCGCCGGCATCCTGGTGGTCGCCGCGGGCATCGCGCTGACGATGATCAACGCGGGTCACCAGGGCGGCCCCGCGGCCGCGTCGTCCGCCACGGAGGGTGCCCAGGACGAGGTGAAGATCCCCGTCGTGGCCCACTGA
- a CDS encoding TetR/AcrR family transcriptional regulator, which produces MPDRPAGEPAARRVRPDVRRNLDALLTAAAEVFASDGVDAPVRRITARAGVGSGTLYRHFPQRSDLITAVFRHEVDACVEAAPALAQQYEPVEALTRWLQRFAQFVAAKRGLKGALHSGDPAYESLPAYFQKSFLPVVTELLEAASTSGGIRTDIPPFDLLRAVGDLLAQDDEDYTRRMITLLVNGLRHQADAPLPVPAED; this is translated from the coding sequence ATGCCTGATCGCCCTGCCGGGGAACCGGCCGCCCGCCGTGTACGGCCCGACGTCCGGCGCAACCTGGACGCCCTGCTGACCGCGGCCGCCGAGGTCTTCGCGTCGGACGGCGTGGACGCCCCCGTGCGGCGGATCACCGCCAGGGCCGGGGTGGGGTCGGGCACCCTCTACCGGCACTTCCCGCAGCGCTCCGACCTGATCACCGCCGTCTTCCGGCACGAGGTCGACGCCTGCGTCGAGGCGGCTCCCGCTCTCGCCCAGCAGTACGAGCCGGTCGAGGCCCTCACCCGGTGGCTCCAGCGCTTCGCACAGTTCGTCGCCGCCAAGCGCGGCCTCAAGGGCGCCCTGCACTCCGGCGACCCCGCGTACGAGAGCCTGCCCGCCTACTTCCAGAAGAGCTTCCTCCCGGTCGTGACGGAGCTGCTGGAAGCGGCCAGCACCTCCGGTGGTATCCGGACCGACATCCCCCCGTTCGACCTGCTGCGCGCCGTCGGCGACCTCCTCGCGCAGGATGACGAGGACTACACCCGGCGCATGATCACCCTGCTGGTCAACGGCCTCCGCCACCAGGCGGACGCCCCGCTCCCCGTGCCGGCCGAGGACTGA
- a CDS encoding DHA2 family efflux MFS transporter permease subunit — translation MSGKTAPPAGRVDRELLRTAFILVLGTFMATLDATIVSVGIGTLTDEFGASVAEIQWVTTAYLLAVVAAVPASGWLADRFGGRRTWLVAVGVFLLGSVLCACAWSVTSLIVFRVVQGLGGGLLPATGQALLARIAGPGRTGRVISVVAVVPLLSPVFGPLAGGSVLAVAPWPWLFLVNLPIGGAAVLLARRHVPVVPPSTRRTAFDLRGALLLSPGLAVLVYGLTEVAHGRTLPATAGVCAGLVMLAGFTVHGLRTRGTPLVDPRLFARPPFGAAAVALLVLGASVFGTMFLLPLYFQTGRGMPAWQAGLLLAPQGLGAAAGSVLVNRTIDKVAPRTLVVAGIVLILLGTAPFTQLGHELPDTAVVAALAVRGVGMAMVGAPVMNIVYSRIEPEYLPRASGALNLLNTVGGSVGTAALAVILQDRLSARGADVPAAFGDTFWWVLGFCLFAAAGATRLPRSEAARPERAAAG, via the coding sequence ATGAGCGGGAAGACCGCGCCGCCCGCCGGGCGAGTGGACAGGGAACTGCTGAGAACCGCGTTCATCCTGGTGCTCGGCACCTTCATGGCGACCCTGGACGCCACGATCGTCAGCGTCGGCATCGGCACCCTGACCGATGAGTTCGGTGCCTCCGTCGCCGAGATCCAGTGGGTGACCACCGCCTACCTGCTCGCCGTGGTCGCCGCCGTGCCGGCGTCCGGCTGGCTGGCCGACCGGTTCGGCGGGCGGCGGACCTGGCTCGTCGCCGTGGGCGTGTTCCTGCTCGGCTCCGTCCTGTGCGCGTGCGCCTGGTCGGTGACCAGCCTGATCGTGTTCCGGGTGGTCCAGGGCCTCGGCGGCGGGCTGCTTCCCGCGACCGGTCAGGCGCTGCTGGCCCGGATCGCCGGCCCCGGCCGGACGGGACGGGTGATCAGCGTCGTCGCGGTCGTGCCGCTCCTGTCCCCGGTGTTCGGCCCGCTGGCCGGCGGCTCCGTCCTCGCCGTGGCGCCGTGGCCGTGGCTGTTCCTGGTCAACCTGCCGATCGGCGGGGCCGCCGTGCTGCTCGCCCGCCGCCACGTGCCCGTCGTGCCGCCCTCCACCCGGCGGACCGCGTTCGACCTGCGCGGGGCCCTGCTGCTCTCGCCCGGGCTCGCCGTGCTCGTGTACGGGCTGACCGAGGTGGCCCACGGCAGGACCCTGCCGGCGACGGCCGGCGTGTGCGCGGGGCTGGTGATGCTGGCGGGCTTCACCGTGCACGGGCTGCGGACCCGCGGTACACCGCTGGTCGACCCCCGGCTGTTCGCCCGGCCGCCCTTCGGCGCCGCGGCCGTGGCGCTGCTGGTCCTCGGCGCCTCGGTGTTCGGCACGATGTTCCTGCTGCCGCTGTACTTCCAGACCGGACGCGGGATGCCGGCCTGGCAGGCGGGGCTGCTGCTGGCGCCCCAGGGGCTGGGAGCGGCGGCCGGTTCGGTGCTGGTCAACCGCACGATCGACAAGGTCGCGCCGCGGACCCTGGTGGTCGCCGGCATCGTGCTGATCCTCCTGGGCACGGCTCCGTTCACCCAGCTCGGCCACGAACTCCCGGACACCGCAGTCGTGGCGGCGCTCGCGGTCCGGGGCGTCGGGATGGCCATGGTCGGCGCGCCGGTGATGAACATCGTCTACAGCCGGATCGAGCCCGAGTACCTTCCGCGTGCCTCCGGAGCGCTCAACCTGCTCAACACGGTGGGCGGCTCGGTGGGTACCGCTGCCCTCGCGGTGATCCTTCAGGACCGGCTGTCCGCCCGTGGCGCGGATGTCCCGGCGGCGTTCGGCGACACGTTCTGGTGGGTGCTCGGGTTCTGCCTGTTCGCGGCGGCCGGGGCCACGAGGCTGCCACGGTCCGAAGCCGCGCGGCCGGAGCGCGCCGCCGCCGGCTGA